One genomic region from Quercus robur chromosome 4, dhQueRobu3.1, whole genome shotgun sequence encodes:
- the LOC126720442 gene encoding uncharacterized protein LOC126720442 → MAYIPPHKRHSYEAGSSSDRHNGPSPIPQSLVPQFRRNLNLRLPPKPFSQRSGKIVYKYAEQAISTWFPVGLDHNHQFPSSVHVDSVPLQLFERTTGINPLVLFNNNNNNNHPVEQVRSPWVYIAENVVSDLLSSFENVKNEILDLEDVKPKLVARFGKILFHESPSISEETTRVGLAAETTLSKLRRSFYTNIPSSYM, encoded by the exons ATGGCctacattcctccacacaagCGTCACTCATACGAAGCTGGTAGTAGTAGTGATAGGCATAATGGACCCTCACCAATCCCACAATCGCTTGTTCCTCAATTCAGGAGAAACCTTAATTTGAGGTTGCCACCCAAACCCTTTTCACAAAGAAGTGGAAAGATCGTTTATAAGTATGCAGAGCAGGCTATTTCCACATGGTTTCCCGTTGGTTTGGATCACAATCACCAGTTTCCATCTTCTGTACATGTTGACTCTGTTCCCTTGCAGCTTTTTGAGAGAACAACAGGAATAAATCCACTAGTTTtgttcaacaacaacaacaacaacaatcatccAG TTGAGCAAGTGAGGAGTCCATGGGTGTATATAGCAGAAAATGTTGTGTCAGACTTGCTTTCTTCCTTCGAAAAtgtcaaaaatgaaatcttGGACTTGGAAGATGTCAAGCCAAAGTTGGTTGCTAGATTTggaaaaattctttttcatgA GAGCCCTTCAATCAGCGAAGAAACTACAAGAGTAGGTTTGGCTGCAGAAACTACATTGAGTAAATTGAGGAGATCATTTTACACAAATATTCCTAGTTCATATATGTAA
- the LOC126720440 gene encoding wall-associated receptor kinase-like 22 gives MLLEKQITCNQGRDTEPIKIFSAKEIQQATNNYDPNLILGSNIATIYKRILDEREVAIKVKGPPICCSTETMVDFFLQQVTIKQLISHKNVVRHYGCCLGTEIPMLVLEFIPNGTLFDQLHGQRNKINCRISWLDRVRIATETSYALCYMHYGRLRPIVHLDVKSTNIFLDEFLTAKLSNFGFAVSIAPGEDFFQGSSVQGTYGYVDPEYQVTLQVTDKCDVYSFGVVLVEVLTGHYPTEMFLRHYNLVDYFVFSMEENHIFQIVANVVLGQGSNEDIQAFAKLALRRVKNKGDERPSMREVTIELRRILQLVRSKDSKLSNETGSALTRLA, from the exons ATGTTACTAGAGAAGCAAATCACTTGCAACCAAGGTAGAGATACAGAGCCAATCAAGATTTTCTCTGCCAAGGAAATCCAACAAGCTACTAATAACTATGATCCTAATCTAATCCTCGGCTCTAATATCGCAACAATCTACAAAAGAATACTAGATGAGAGGGAAGTAGCTATTAAAGTGAAAGGCCCTCCAATATGTTGTTCCACTGAGACGATGGTAGATTTCTTCTTACAACAAGTCACAATAAAACAATTGATCAGCCACAAGAACGTTGTGAGGCACTATGGTTGTTGCCTAGGAACTGAAATTCCCATGTTGGTTCTAGAGTTCATCCCCAATGGCACTCTCTTTGATCAGCTCCATGGTCAACGCAACAAGATTAATTGCCGGATCTCTTGGCTTGACCGTGTAAGAATAGCCACTGAAACATCCTATGCTCTTTGTTACATGCACTATGGTAGGTTAAGGCCAATAGTTCATTTGGATGTCAAatcaacaaatatatttttggatgAGTTCTTGACTGCTAAACTATCAAATTTTGGTTTTGCGGTTTCAATTGCACCTGGAGAAGACTTTTTTCAAG GTAGTTCAGTTCAGGGAACTTACGGATATGTAGACCCTGAATATCAAGTGACATTACAGGTCACGGATAAGTGTGATGTTTATAGCTTTGGGGTTGTACTGGTGGAAGTCTTAACAGGTCATTATCCCACAGAAATGTTCTTAAGGCATTACAATTTGGTAGATTACTTTGTTTTTTCAATGGAAGAGAACCACATATTCCAAATTGTTGCTAATGTGGTGCTAGGCCAAGGAAGCAATGAAGATATTCAAGCATTTGCAAAGCTTGCATTGAGACGCGTCAAGAATAAGGGAGATGAAAGGCCAAGCATGAGAGAAGTTACAATAGAGCTTAGGCGGATACTACAACTTGTGAggtcaaaagactcaaaactaAGTAACGAAACTGGTTCAGCTCTAACACGATTAGCATAA
- the LOC126721260 gene encoding uncharacterized protein LOC126721260 yields MAGEPKRRNPNLYCQYHQDHGHMTEDCKNLWDHLEQLVREGKLKQLLHHSSVRVSQAGSEMRGDASSRLLLGTINVIFAALGRTGSCPSRVLSVFRPPAEDHCQASKRVRVDIPWILGFSDEDKVGTVQPHDDALVVTLRIGGYDVKMVIIDQGSAVDILYPDLYKGLGLKPEDLATYSSPLVSFEGRMVAPKGQIRLSVQTGMDVVEVDFIVVDFFSPYTTIMDKPWLHTLGAVSSTLHQKVKYPSGGQVLEIVGSQVTARQCLVGAKLPLQEKERLLEFLRANVDVFAWSPYEAPSIDSNFICHRLNVNPSLANTVVVKKKTGKWRMCMDFTNLNKACLKDPFPMPKID; encoded by the exons atggcaggAGAGCCTAAGAGACGTAACCCGAACctttattgccaatatcatcaggatcatgggcaCATGACGGAGGATTGCAAAAACTTATGGGACCATTTGGAGCAGTTGGTCCGAGAGGGGAAATTGAAGCAACTATTGCATCATTCCAGTGTTAGGGTAAGCCAGGCAGGCTCAGAAATGCGTGGggatgcttcttcaagactcctCCTTGGTACGATAAACGTTATTTTTGCTGCCCTAGGGAGGACTGGATCTTGTCCTTCCAGGGTACTGTCGGTGTTTCGACCTCCAGCCGAGGATCATTGCCAAGCATCTAAGAGAGTCAGGGTGGACATCCCCTGGATTTTGGGCTTTTCGGATGAGGACAAGGTTGGAACCGTacagccccatgatgatgctctggTGGTCACACTGAGAATTGGTGGGTACGATGTCAAAATGGTGATAATTGATCAAGGTAGTGCTGTAGATATACTATACCCAGATTTGTATAAGGGGCTAGGTCTGAAGCCAGAGGACTTAGCAACCTACAGTTCCCCTCTGgtgagttttgagggaaggaTGGTCGCTCCAAAAGGACAGATCAGACTATCCGTGCAAACCGGTatggatgtggtggaggtggattttATTGTTGTGGACTTTTTCTCTCCATACACGACTATTATGGACAAaccttggcttcataccctGGGAGCAGTCTCATCTACTCTGCATCAGAAAGTGAAGTACCCATCTGGAGGCCAAGTATTGGAGATAGTAGGAAGCCAAGTTACAGCTCGGCAGTGCCTG GTTGGGGCTAAACTGCCTTTGCAAGAGAAGGAGCGATTGCTGGAATTCCTTAGAGCAAATGtggatgtgttcgcatggagccCATATGAAGCCCCAAGTATAGATtcgaatttcatttgtcatcgactCAATGTGAATCCTTCC TTGGCCaatacggtggtggtaaagaagaagacaggAAAGTGGCGAATGTGCATGGACTTCACGAATCTCAATAAGGCTTGTCTCAAGGATCCATTTCCCATGCCGAAGATAGACTAG